In a single window of the Streptomyces sp. NBC_00285 genome:
- a CDS encoding transposase translates to MGETNEITCFKPLLETMADLAGVVVTSDAMHAQREDADYLPGRDAHYIVIVKGNPKKLRKQLRSLPWAEIPLPGRVRGIGHGRSEIRRTKVVTVNSLLFPGAHRTS, encoded by the coding sequence GTGGGGGAGACGAACGAGATCACCTGCTTCAAGCCGCTGCTGGAGACCATGGCCGACCTGGCCGGGGTGGTCGTCACCAGCGACGCCATGCACGCCCAACGCGAGGACGCCGACTACCTTCCCGGCCGTGATGCCCACTACATCGTGATCGTCAAGGGCAACCCGAAGAAGCTCCGCAAGCAGCTCAGATCCCTTCCGTGGGCAGAGATCCCGCTGCCGGGCCGCGTGCGGGGCATCGGCCACGGACGCTCGGAGATCCGACGGACCAAGGTGGTCACGGTCAACAGCCTGCTCTTCCCCGGAGCCCATAGGACTTCTTGA
- a CDS encoding peptidase inhibitor family I36 protein has translation MNVTTRTVRRTLSATVVAATVAALGLLAPSSAEAAASDCPSGSLCVWDQINYTGNRCSWSNADSDWTSGTVKCSWADDRNVKSVYNHGTSSSYEGVGLYSGAGYSGYLGCIGQGVKGPGVSGGPGLKVLSHKWLASC, from the coding sequence ATGAACGTCACAACACGCACAGTCCGCAGGACTCTGAGCGCGACCGTCGTCGCCGCCACGGTGGCGGCTCTGGGCCTGTTGGCACCGAGTTCGGCCGAAGCCGCCGCGAGTGACTGCCCTTCCGGGAGCCTGTGCGTCTGGGACCAGATCAACTACACGGGAAACCGCTGCAGTTGGAGCAACGCCGACAGCGACTGGACCAGCGGGACCGTGAAGTGTTCATGGGCCGACGACCGCAACGTCAAGTCGGTCTACAACCACGGGACTTCTTCCTCGTACGAGGGGGTCGGCCTCTATTCCGGAGCGGGCTACTCGGGGTATCTCGGCTGCATAGGACAGGGCGTGAAGGGACCTGGTGTCAGCGGTGGCCCGGGCCTCAAGGTGCTGTCCCACAAGTGGCTCGCCAGCTGCTGA
- a CDS encoding class I SAM-dependent methyltransferase yields MASHANQARALSFDTVATQYAATRPDYPPALFDAIEELAGRPLAGTDVLDCGAGTGIATRLMRERGAHVVALEPGAGMAAELRAAEPEIPLVRGEGNCLPFAAGSFDVITYAQAWHWTDPARSVPEALRVLRPHGVLALWWNQADVRIPWVAAEDARLAPFTRNYPSTVAKLLASFPVHVVTREIPWSRRITVEEHTRYLATHSHFAVMDPIKRAELLDMNRTALVRIFPEGELDEPYLCGLTVVRSATTHT; encoded by the coding sequence ATGGCATCCCACGCGAACCAAGCCCGCGCCCTGTCCTTCGACACTGTTGCCACTCAGTACGCTGCCACCCGGCCGGACTATCCGCCGGCCCTCTTCGACGCCATTGAGGAACTCGCCGGCCGACCGCTGGCCGGCACCGACGTGCTGGACTGCGGAGCCGGCACCGGCATCGCCACTCGGCTGATGCGCGAACGAGGCGCCCACGTCGTCGCCCTGGAGCCGGGCGCTGGTATGGCGGCCGAACTGCGCGCGGCCGAGCCGGAGATCCCGCTGGTACGGGGCGAGGGAAACTGCCTGCCATTCGCCGCCGGCAGTTTCGACGTGATCACCTACGCTCAAGCCTGGCACTGGACCGACCCGGCCCGCTCCGTCCCCGAAGCCCTGCGTGTGCTACGCCCGCACGGCGTGCTGGCCCTGTGGTGGAACCAGGCCGACGTCCGCATCCCGTGGGTCGCGGCGGAGGATGCCCGACTCGCGCCCTTCACCCGCAACTACCCGTCAACCGTGGCCAAGCTGCTCGCCTCGTTCCCGGTCCACGTGGTTACCCGCGAGATCCCGTGGTCGCGCCGGATCACCGTCGAGGAGCACACCAGATACCTCGCCACCCACTCGCACTTCGCGGTCATGGACCCCATCAAGCGGGCCGAACTCCTCGACATGAACCGCACCGCACTGGTTCGGATCTTCCCCGAAGGCGAGCTCGACGAGCCATACCTGTGCGGCCTGACCGTCGTGCGATCAGCCACCACCCACACCTGA
- a CDS encoding aldo/keto reductase, with amino-acid sequence MKTFTLPGTDMVVPNVVLGLMRIQDMTDQAVRTLVNTARDAGITFLDHADVYGSDDHGCERRFAEAMKLSSSEREQFVIQTKAGIVKDGPYFDFSYDHIIESVNGSLQALNTDYLDILLLHRPDALVEPEDVARAFDELSAAGKVRAFGVSNQTPRQLDLLRKHVTQPIVANQLQLSITHAPMIAQGVAANMQDLDQSVVRDDGVVDYCRLHDITIQAWSPFQAGFFDGPFLGSERFPELNAVIDRLSDKYGVPAEAIAVAWITRHPAQMQVVLGTTTPERVTAAALGSDIPLSRSEWYELFRAAGYKVP; translated from the coding sequence ATGAAGACCTTCACCCTGCCCGGCACCGACATGGTGGTTCCCAACGTCGTCCTTGGACTGATGCGCATCCAGGACATGACCGACCAGGCGGTGCGCACACTCGTGAACACTGCGCGCGACGCCGGCATCACCTTCCTCGATCACGCCGACGTCTACGGCTCGGACGACCACGGCTGCGAGCGTCGGTTCGCTGAAGCCATGAAACTCAGCTCGTCAGAGCGTGAGCAGTTCGTCATCCAGACGAAGGCCGGCATCGTCAAGGACGGGCCTTACTTCGACTTCTCCTACGACCACATCATCGAGTCCGTGAACGGTTCACTCCAGGCACTGAACACGGACTATCTCGACATCCTGCTGCTGCACCGTCCCGATGCTCTGGTCGAGCCGGAGGATGTGGCCCGCGCCTTCGACGAGCTGTCGGCGGCGGGCAAGGTACGGGCCTTCGGCGTCTCCAACCAGACCCCCCGACAGCTCGACCTGCTGCGCAAGCACGTGACGCAACCCATCGTGGCGAACCAGCTTCAGCTGTCGATCACTCACGCCCCGATGATCGCGCAGGGCGTCGCAGCGAATATGCAGGACCTCGATCAGTCGGTCGTACGCGATGACGGAGTCGTCGACTACTGCCGTCTGCACGACATCACCATCCAGGCGTGGTCGCCTTTCCAGGCCGGATTCTTCGACGGCCCGTTCCTCGGTTCCGAACGCTTCCCCGAGCTGAACGCGGTGATCGACCGGCTGAGCGACAAATACGGCGTACCGGCCGAGGCGATCGCGGTCGCTTGGATCACGCGCCACCCCGCACAGATGCAGGTCGTGCTCGGCACGACCACGCCGGAACGCGTCACGGCCGCCGCGCTCGGTTCCGACATCCCTCTCAGCCGATCCGAATGGTACGAACTGTTCCGCGCCGCCGGATACAAGGTGCCCTAG
- a CDS encoding maleylpyruvate isomerase family mycothiol-dependent enzyme produces the protein MTPEDAIIATADRIAELLQAGADPHTPLRGAEWTVGEAAAHLALAGKLLADIGSGEDRPYGNGTPSGLAAANRAALAVFPQRDPAVLGAEIADGARAFVAAAAGRSPREAVLTPMGPMNMATLGSYLLTHLLGHGYDIAVALRGPHMVNREVVAFTLPFMRLAMPRVVNAGAADHHACYLLRIGRDRFAVTFADGVPTVTDAPPGRPDCTIAIDPVAFLLLALGRWTAPAAMARAKVVVWGRKPWLGLRFPLLFTAP, from the coding sequence ATGACACCCGAGGATGCCATTATCGCCACTGCCGACCGGATCGCGGAGCTGCTGCAGGCAGGGGCCGACCCGCACACGCCGCTGCGGGGCGCGGAGTGGACGGTGGGAGAGGCGGCGGCGCACCTGGCGCTGGCAGGGAAGCTGCTGGCGGACATCGGGTCGGGCGAGGACCGCCCCTACGGCAATGGGACGCCGAGCGGCCTCGCGGCGGCCAACCGCGCGGCTCTGGCCGTCTTCCCGCAGCGGGATCCGGCGGTCCTCGGCGCGGAGATCGCGGACGGGGCCCGGGCCTTCGTCGCGGCCGCGGCCGGTCGCAGTCCCCGGGAGGCGGTGCTGACGCCGATGGGGCCGATGAACATGGCCACCCTGGGCTCGTATCTGCTCACGCACCTGCTCGGACACGGCTACGACATCGCGGTCGCGCTGCGCGGGCCCCACATGGTCAACCGGGAAGTGGTCGCGTTCACGCTGCCCTTCATGCGACTGGCCATGCCACGTGTAGTGAACGCCGGCGCGGCCGACCACCATGCGTGCTATCTGTTGCGGATCGGCCGCGACCGCTTCGCCGTCACCTTCGCGGACGGCGTGCCCACGGTCACCGATGCCCCGCCCGGGCGGCCTGACTGCACGATCGCCATCGACCCCGTCGCCTTCCTCCTCCTCGCCCTGGGCCGCTGGACCGCCCCCGCCGCCATGGCCCGCGCCAAGGTCGTCGTCTGGGGCCGCAAACCGTGGCTGGGCCTGCGCTTCCCGCTGCTCTTCACAGCGCCATAG
- a CDS encoding transposase: MRTRLDSGPACKHIVTTRAPSAPARRPGLVPPTNSGHSNAKSEGINRVIKLVARAPFGFRNATNQRLRTRCVTTRRACGRLRTRCREVKPFLPWSRAWSEVCEGVLRASRLADDASACPWGQLHAEAVQAGDVQHACELPAVPGPVGLGGEDGEHAVLAAGGR; encoded by the coding sequence ATGAGGACACGCCTGGATTCCGGGCCAGCGTGTAAGCATATCGTCACCACGCGCGCACCCTCCGCCCCGGCCCGCCGCCCGGGGCTTGTTCCACCCACCAATTCAGGACATAGCAACGCCAAAAGCGAGGGCATCAACCGCGTGATCAAACTCGTCGCCCGCGCTCCCTTCGGCTTCCGCAACGCAACGAACCAGCGGCTACGCACACGCTGTGTCACCACCCGCCGAGCCTGTGGCCGCCTCCGCACCCGATGCCGCGAAGTTAAGCCGTTTCTGCCCTGGTCAAGGGCATGGAGCGAGGTCTGTGAGGGTGTACTGCGGGCGTCCCGTCTTGCGGATGATGCCAGCGCTTGCCCATGGGGACAGTTGCACGCAGAAGCTGTTCAGGCTGGTGATGTCCAGCATGCGTGCGAGCTCCCGGCCGTGCCAGGCCCGGTCGGGCTCGGTGGCGAGGATGGTGAGCACGCGGTGCTGGCGGCCGGAGGTCGCTGA
- a CDS encoding Ppx/GppA phosphatase family protein yields MRQAGVLDVGCHSALLTVVQRRPGAVLEPVFSRKVRLSLHETLDRKGRLDKAGMKSVERAVAEAVAADPRPRGPEVFAFATSVIRDAPNRDEVIARVARATGTRLRVLPGEEEARLAYVAARQWAGPTAGQLLVLDIGGGTVEIASGTGDQPRVVHSLPLGARRITRDWLPGSTVPSRRSLAEILQHLRRSLDDVPDLPQAEPGVRVLACSKTFEQLARLAAALSRTPRTRRRLTLPRLHTAVSLLADAAPSRRAKLPGISRHRAEQSLAGALIAQALMEACGARSVEICPWSTREGLLLEHLGVAPTPVGRPRRVG; encoded by the coding sequence ATGCGGCAGGCAGGGGTGCTCGATGTCGGGTGCCACAGTGCTCTGCTGACGGTGGTACAGCGGCGTCCGGGTGCGGTGCTGGAGCCGGTCTTCTCCCGCAAGGTCCGGCTGAGCCTGCACGAGACCCTCGACCGCAAGGGCCGTCTGGACAAGGCCGGCATGAAGAGTGTCGAGCGGGCGGTGGCCGAGGCCGTCGCCGCCGATCCGCGTCCGCGTGGACCGGAGGTTTTCGCGTTCGCGACCTCCGTCATCCGGGACGCACCCAACCGCGACGAGGTCATCGCGCGCGTGGCCCGCGCCACCGGCACCCGCCTGCGCGTGCTGCCCGGCGAAGAGGAAGCGCGGCTGGCCTATGTGGCCGCCCGCCAGTGGGCGGGTCCGACGGCCGGGCAGTTGCTAGTCCTGGACATCGGCGGTGGCACCGTGGAGATCGCCTCCGGCACCGGGGACCAGCCCCGCGTCGTGCACTCGCTGCCGCTGGGCGCCCGCAGGATCACCCGTGACTGGCTTCCCGGCAGCACAGTGCCGTCCCGACGATCCCTGGCAGAGATCCTTCAGCACCTCCGCCGGTCCCTCGACGACGTCCCCGACCTGCCGCAAGCGGAGCCGGGAGTGCGGGTGCTGGCCTGTTCCAAGACTTTCGAGCAACTTGCCCGGCTTGCCGCTGCCCTGAGCAGGACACCCCGCACACGACGGCGGCTGACCCTGCCCCGACTGCACACGGCAGTCTCCTTGCTGGCCGACGCGGCACCGTCCCGCCGGGCCAAGCTGCCGGGTATTTCCCGGCATCGTGCCGAGCAGTCCCTGGCCGGAGCCCTGATCGCCCAGGCACTCATGGAAGCCTGCGGAGCCAGGAGCGTCGAGATCTGCCCCTGGTCCACCAGAGAAGGGCTCCTGCTCGAACACCTCGGCGTGGCACCCACCCCGGTCGGCCGCCCCCGCCGCGTCGGCTGA
- a CDS encoding TetR-like C-terminal domain-containing protein, translated as MPRAGLTAAAVTEAAAALVDEVGFDQLGMGLVAERLGVKTPSLYKHVTGQTDLAHRIAILAMNQCADAIRDAIQGRSGTEALTRGAQAMRTFVKDHHGRYSAANAARPTGPDDPLIDALNRVVDSWAAMLHGYHIDPDQQIHALRMLRTVLHGYASLEAAGGFQFATDIDDSFTWMIDFIDHGLQEATATSTRSAPSRTTAPDVTL; from the coding sequence GTGCCTAGGGCCGGACTCACCGCCGCAGCGGTCACCGAAGCTGCCGCTGCCCTGGTCGACGAGGTCGGGTTCGACCAGCTCGGCATGGGCCTGGTCGCCGAACGGCTCGGAGTCAAAACCCCCTCGCTGTACAAACACGTCACCGGCCAGACCGATCTCGCCCACCGCATCGCCATCCTGGCCATGAACCAGTGCGCCGACGCCATCCGCGACGCCATCCAGGGCCGGTCCGGCACCGAAGCCCTGACCCGCGGCGCACAGGCGATGCGGACGTTCGTCAAGGACCACCACGGCCGATACTCCGCAGCCAACGCCGCCCGCCCGACCGGACCCGACGACCCCCTCATCGACGCCCTCAACCGGGTGGTCGACTCCTGGGCCGCCATGCTCCACGGCTACCACATCGACCCCGACCAGCAGATCCACGCGCTGCGGATGCTCCGCACCGTCCTGCACGGATACGCATCCCTGGAAGCAGCCGGCGGGTTCCAGTTCGCCACCGACATCGACGACAGCTTCACCTGGATGATCGACTTCATCGACCACGGCCTGCAGGAGGCCACGGCCACCAGCACCCGCAGCGCCCCCTCCCGCACGACCGCGCCGGACGTGACGCTCTGA
- a CDS encoding alpha/beta fold hydrolase → MTEHLRIGKDTIAFDVTGEGPLVVLAHGIGDSRHSYRFLVPGLVAAGYRVANVDIRGCGESSLGWDGYSRTDIAGDLVAVVRHLGGPAVIIGQSISGGAATIAAATAPDVISGVIELAPFTRAQPVDLGGLIRVKRFRTGYTRLAMFIVLGRLADWKKYLDVAYPAKPADWTSELARIEATLSEPGRMKALQAMCKSKPTDAGTQLAHVTCPVLIVEGSLDPDWADPRAEGEKIIADLPAGLGELAVIDGAGHYPHAQTPDQVLALALPFLAKAAGRA, encoded by the coding sequence ATGACCGAGCACCTGAGGATCGGCAAGGACACCATCGCCTTCGACGTGACCGGGGAAGGTCCTCTGGTCGTGCTGGCGCACGGTATCGGCGACAGCCGGCACTCCTACCGCTTCCTCGTTCCCGGCCTGGTGGCCGCCGGTTACCGGGTCGCGAACGTCGACATCCGCGGGTGCGGTGAGTCCAGCCTCGGCTGGGACGGTTACAGCCGCACCGACATCGCCGGAGATCTGGTCGCCGTCGTGCGTCACCTCGGCGGCCCGGCCGTGATCATCGGGCAGTCGATCAGCGGCGGCGCCGCGACCATCGCGGCCGCCACTGCGCCCGACGTGATCAGCGGAGTGATCGAGCTGGCTCCGTTCACCCGTGCGCAGCCGGTCGACCTGGGCGGGCTGATCCGGGTCAAGCGCTTCCGGACCGGGTACACGCGGCTGGCAATGTTCATCGTCCTGGGACGCCTGGCGGACTGGAAGAAGTACCTCGACGTGGCCTACCCGGCCAAGCCCGCCGACTGGACCAGCGAACTGGCCCGCATAGAGGCCACGCTGAGTGAGCCCGGCCGGATGAAGGCCCTGCAGGCCATGTGCAAGTCCAAGCCCACCGACGCCGGCACCCAGCTCGCCCACGTCACCTGCCCGGTCCTGATCGTCGAAGGCAGCCTGGACCCCGACTGGGCCGACCCCCGCGCCGAAGGGGAGAAGATCATCGCCGACCTGCCCGCCGGCCTCGGCGAGCTGGCCGTGATCGACGGCGCCGGCCACTACCCGCACGCCCAGACTCCCGACCAGGTCCTCGCGCTGGCCCTGCCGTTCCTGGCCAAGGCGGCCGGCCGTGCCTAG